A window of the Bacillota bacterium genome harbors these coding sequences:
- a CDS encoding methionine adenosyltransferase domain-containing protein, with the protein VDTVVVAAQHSPINPTGRFVMGGQQADTGLTGRKVFVDTYGGMGRHGGGALFGKDPTKVDRSGAYAARYVAKNVVAAALAKRCEVQVAYAIGVARPVSVRVETFGTGVVPDDVLADLVERFFDLRPGAIIRRLDLQRPIYRPLVAHGHFGRTDLGRPCCPGRRPQPRGVLPGRW; encoded by the coding sequence GTCGACACGGTGGTGGTGGCGGCGCAGCACAGCCCCATCAACCCCACGGGGCGGTTCGTGATGGGCGGGCAGCAGGCCGACACGGGGCTGACGGGGCGTAAGGTGTTCGTGGATACATACGGCGGGATGGGCCGGCACGGGGGCGGGGCGCTGTTCGGCAAGGATCCGACCAAGGTGGACCGCTCAGGAGCCTACGCCGCCCGCTACGTCGCCAAGAACGTGGTGGCGGCGGCGCTGGCGAAGCGCTGCGAGGTGCAGGTGGCGTACGCCATCGGGGTGGCGAGGCCCGTGTCGGTGCGGGTGGAGACATTTGGGACGGGTGTCGTGCCCGACGACGTGCTGGCCGACCTCGTCGAACGCTTCTTCGACCTGCGCCCGGGGGCGATCATCCGGCGGCTCGACCTGCAGCGCCCCATCTACCGCCCCCTGGTGGCCCACGGCCACTTCGGCCGCACCGACCTGGGTCGGCCGTGTTGCCCCGGTAGACGTCCACAGCCACGGGGCGTCCTTCCCGGTCGGTGGTGA